From Pseudoalteromonas viridis, the proteins below share one genomic window:
- a CDS encoding MFS transporter produces MSISSLPGQSSAGAQTVNTQKAGFSRAFYVANLMEIFERLAWYGFFAVSSVYMTTPSAQGGVGFTDLERGAVQGIIPFFLYLLPVLTGALGDQLGYRKMFLLSFAIMAPGYYLLGQAQSFWPFFAALSLVALGAACFKPVVVGTISHSTNDSNRGLGFGIFYTMVNIGGFLGPLLAGALRAISWDAVFMMSACWILINFIPVLWFYRDPPSLKREKAPLSNVLKEAQSVLGNGRFALTLLVAVVLLMCSGVEVLSYGQAFTLIGVWLVVNLIWDRIAHKVTRVNTPWWAQPMQISNVRFALYLAIIAGFWTVYNQLFYTLPLFIRDYVDTRDLLNFIAFFGEDAVALFAYVDSSQLQSAIQALHTQLHEGTQPTAEALRLQWVHLKVNVSVAELDALMAQLSASVTLSSAQLQHLTNALLIYRQINPEYLINLDFAAIVLLQILVSYLCQRIKPFYVLTAGLVVMCGAFGLMATELTATGGALIVTVILLIALGEMLTSPKSQEYVASIAPPSQAALYMGYYFVSMALGFLFAGFLSGWSYATLVQQQNRPDLMWALFGVLALVTAIALFLFNRYLIQKPALQAPTEQTA; encoded by the coding sequence ATGTCTATAAGCTCATTGCCCGGTCAGTCCAGCGCCGGGGCGCAAACTGTGAATACCCAAAAAGCGGGATTCAGCCGCGCTTTTTATGTCGCAAATTTGATGGAAATATTCGAACGGTTAGCCTGGTATGGCTTCTTCGCCGTCTCGTCTGTATATATGACAACACCCAGCGCACAAGGGGGCGTCGGTTTTACCGATCTGGAGCGTGGCGCTGTGCAGGGGATCATTCCCTTCTTTTTATATCTGTTGCCTGTACTAACGGGGGCGCTGGGCGATCAGTTAGGCTACCGGAAAATGTTTTTACTGTCGTTTGCCATCATGGCGCCCGGTTACTATTTGCTTGGGCAGGCGCAAAGTTTCTGGCCGTTTTTTGCCGCGCTGAGCCTGGTTGCGCTGGGAGCGGCGTGTTTTAAACCGGTTGTCGTCGGCACCATTTCCCATAGTACCAATGACAGCAATCGTGGCCTGGGTTTTGGCATTTTTTATACTATGGTGAACATAGGCGGGTTTCTGGGTCCGCTACTTGCCGGGGCGCTCAGGGCCATCAGCTGGGATGCGGTGTTTATGATGTCGGCCTGCTGGATCCTGATCAACTTTATTCCTGTTTTGTGGTTTTACCGCGACCCGCCCAGCCTTAAACGCGAAAAAGCCCCACTGAGTAATGTACTGAAAGAAGCTCAGTCGGTCTTAGGTAATGGCCGTTTTGCACTGACCCTGTTGGTTGCCGTTGTCCTGCTGATGTGCTCCGGCGTTGAGGTACTGAGTTATGGGCAGGCTTTTACGCTGATCGGAGTGTGGCTGGTAGTTAATCTGATCTGGGATCGCATTGCACATAAAGTGACGCGGGTAAACACACCCTGGTGGGCACAACCAATGCAGATCAGCAATGTGCGCTTTGCACTCTATCTGGCCATCATTGCCGGGTTCTGGACGGTGTATAACCAGCTATTTTACACCTTGCCCTTGTTTATTCGCGATTATGTGGATACCCGCGACTTACTGAACTTTATTGCTTTTTTTGGCGAAGATGCTGTCGCACTCTTTGCATATGTTGATAGCAGCCAGCTGCAAAGCGCAATTCAGGCACTACATACTCAGTTACATGAAGGCACTCAGCCAACCGCTGAAGCTCTTCGCTTGCAGTGGGTACATCTCAAAGTCAATGTATCAGTCGCAGAACTCGACGCCCTGATGGCGCAATTGTCAGCCTCGGTAACGCTGTCAAGCGCGCAACTTCAGCACCTTACCAACGCTCTCTTGATTTATCGGCAGATCAACCCTGAGTATCTAATCAACTTGGATTTTGCGGCCATTGTACTGCTACAGATCCTGGTCAGTTACTTGTGTCAGCGGATCAAGCCATTTTATGTTCTGACCGCCGGATTAGTGGTGATGTGTGGTGCTTTTGGGTTAATGGCCACAGAGCTGACCGCAACAGGAGGGGCATTGATAGTGACCGTGATCTTGTTGATTGCACTGGGTGAAATGCTGACTTCTCCGAAGAGCCAGGAATATGTCGCCAGCATTGCGCCACCATCTCAGGCGGCTTTATATATGGGTTACTATTTTGTTTCTATGGCGCTGGGCTTTCTGTTTGCCGGGTTTTTATCTGGCTGGAGCTATGCCACTTTGGTACAGCAGCAAAACCGACCCGATTTAATGTGGGCATTGTTCGGTGTGCTAGCCTTAGTGACTGCTATCGCCTTGTTCTTGTTTAATCGTTACCTGATCCAAAAGCCGGCTCTGCAAGCGCCAACAGAGCAGACTGCGTAA
- a CDS encoding EAL domain-containing protein gives MSSLSRFFLLEEETQSPSDVPNWRVSALRIILVTGLLLCLGIFINSLPAALAFELDYVLALTSGFTLTIGVLLTLSRSAYQLCAHLLMIAIVAAGVAIKLFIPLLPLAQLGSIFVYITPILALLLLGKRTAIFYAALNIIPFLLIVQQVNLSVIPPGERMLVDGDIYIHFLLFFFFNCTVPLAVWRTSLAASRLNLHMASNNELLASQKQIYQRFFQKSFHAIVLVDQQFNIVEANEKARTLLGIQTQPLPCNFARVTQDDLSRLLNNGDQHEAGLKTFHVGERTIELASREYHSEQLCAWYLNDVSDQHQLQQDLLALDVAHQQAKYFDARTNLPNKTWLTEQLQVHIDRGQPFALLIAENLNKHVLDYLIDGELHKHLYGHINQVAEHDPSLLDQIAYIGAGRLAIIIEPDAPVLEVAQRWHQHLDFWLKLGQHQFHARYAVGIATYPEHGYIPERLLKNAQQACELRGPGDDLAIFDHGTRRQTLARHEMALLLEKALEHDELQIVLQSKHDNTHSVIGYEALARWHSPLLGWVSPGEFVPIAEEFGLVNQLTQRILHKVCHTLQSHPDIHVPIAINISSRDIACEQFARNTLSIVHSYGLSPRMFEFELTEYSFADDHNQIMEALDKMGFSLSIDDFGIGYSNIARVLASPIKRLKLDRSLVTQITSDQKQQALLLGILTMCDNLGIAALAEGVETQAQLNKLQELGVKEFQGYWFSRPEAVERVLAHAYDTQAT, from the coding sequence TTGAGTTCTTTAAGCCGCTTTTTCTTACTTGAGGAAGAAACCCAATCGCCAAGCGACGTGCCTAACTGGCGTGTCAGCGCTCTGCGCATCATTTTGGTGACCGGTCTTTTATTATGCCTTGGGATCTTTATCAACAGCTTGCCCGCTGCGCTGGCATTTGAACTTGACTATGTGCTGGCGCTGACGTCGGGCTTTACGCTCACTATCGGTGTGCTGCTCACTCTGAGCCGCAGCGCTTATCAGCTGTGCGCGCACCTGCTGATGATTGCCATAGTGGCAGCTGGAGTGGCAATCAAGTTATTTATTCCTCTGTTACCGCTTGCCCAGTTGGGCTCTATTTTTGTCTATATCACGCCAATTCTGGCGTTACTGTTGCTGGGTAAGCGCACCGCAATTTTTTACGCCGCACTGAATATCATTCCATTTTTACTAATAGTGCAACAGGTTAATTTATCTGTGATCCCGCCCGGCGAGCGTATGCTGGTCGACGGCGATATTTATATCCACTTTTTGCTGTTCTTCTTTTTTAACTGTACCGTGCCGCTGGCGGTGTGGCGTACCAGTCTTGCCGCCAGCCGGTTGAATTTGCATATGGCCAGTAATAACGAATTGCTGGCCTCACAAAAACAAATCTATCAACGCTTCTTTCAGAAATCTTTTCACGCCATTGTATTAGTCGACCAGCAGTTTAATATCGTTGAAGCCAATGAAAAGGCGCGCACTTTGCTGGGGATCCAGACTCAACCCCTGCCCTGTAATTTTGCCCGCGTTACACAAGATGATCTGAGTCGGCTGCTGAACAACGGCGACCAGCACGAGGCCGGTCTGAAGACTTTCCACGTGGGTGAGCGCACCATAGAGCTGGCTTCGCGGGAATACCACTCCGAGCAATTGTGCGCCTGGTATCTCAATGATGTGTCTGATCAGCACCAGCTTCAGCAAGATCTGCTGGCCCTGGATGTGGCGCATCAGCAGGCTAAGTACTTTGATGCCAGAACCAACCTGCCCAATAAAACCTGGCTCACTGAACAGTTACAGGTGCATATTGATCGCGGCCAGCCATTTGCTCTGCTGATCGCCGAAAATCTCAATAAGCACGTGCTGGATTACCTGATTGACGGCGAGCTGCACAAACATTTATACGGCCACATTAACCAGGTTGCAGAGCACGACCCCAGTTTGCTCGACCAGATTGCGTATATTGGTGCAGGAAGGCTGGCGATTATTATCGAACCCGACGCGCCGGTACTGGAGGTTGCACAGCGCTGGCATCAGCACCTGGATTTCTGGCTCAAGCTGGGACAGCATCAGTTTCATGCTCGATACGCCGTGGGAATTGCGACCTACCCGGAACACGGCTATATCCCTGAGCGGTTGTTAAAAAATGCCCAGCAGGCCTGTGAACTGCGCGGCCCAGGTGATGACCTTGCGATATTTGACCACGGCACCCGGCGTCAGACACTGGCGCGCCACGAGATGGCCCTGCTGCTGGAAAAAGCGCTGGAGCATGATGAACTGCAGATAGTGTTGCAGAGCAAACATGATAACACCCATTCGGTGATTGGTTACGAAGCCCTGGCCCGCTGGCACAGCCCCTTGTTGGGGTGGGTGTCCCCCGGAGAGTTTGTGCCTATTGCCGAGGAATTCGGCCTGGTCAATCAGCTGACACAACGCATTTTGCATAAGGTTTGCCATACCTTGCAGAGTCATCCGGATATTCACGTGCCTATCGCCATTAACATCAGCTCCCGCGACATTGCCTGCGAGCAGTTTGCCCGTAACACACTGTCTATTGTGCACAGCTATGGCCTGAGCCCACGCATGTTCGAGTTTGAACTGACCGAATACAGCTTTGCCGACGATCATAACCAGATCATGGAGGCGCTCGATAAAATGGGCTTCAGCCTGAGTATTGACGATTTTGGGATTGGATACTCTAATATTGCGCGAGTGCTGGCCTCGCCCATTAAGCGCCTCAAGCTGGATCGCTCTTTGGTGACGCAGATCACCTCAGATCAAAAACAACAGGCGCTGCTGCTGGGGATCCTCACTATGTGCGATAACCTGGGCATTGCAGCGCTGGCAGAAGGCGTTGAAACTCAGGCGCAACTCAATAAATTGCAGGAGCTTGGGGTGAAAGAGTTCCAGGGCTACTGGTTTAGCCGCCCAGAGGCCGTTGAGCGAGTGCTGGCGCACGCATACGATACACAGGCAACTTAG
- a CDS encoding LysR family transcriptional regulator yields MLRVTLEQWRMLRAVVEHGGFNQAAKAIHKSQSSIHTAVQKIETALSVKLFQVEGRKTRLTEAGEMMLRRANYLLDEAEKVEAVGQTLAKGVESHLRIAVDEVFPQALLYKVLEATSQAYPLLRIELVESILSGSFEALQNAKVDIAISPMVLAQGFSEQLCLVEFVAVAHPEHALHQLGRELTLEDLKSFRQIVVRDSALGKGTDSGWLGADQRWTVSHLRTMVDMVTQGLGFAWLPRSAITTQLSSGALVPLQLTHNRTRQAQLNLLFKDGDTLGPAARAFIGELRYQCMALEAQDND; encoded by the coding sequence ATGTTAAGAGTCACGCTTGAGCAGTGGCGCATGTTACGTGCTGTGGTAGAGCATGGTGGGTTTAATCAGGCAGCCAAAGCTATCCACAAGAGCCAGTCGAGTATCCATACCGCAGTGCAAAAAATTGAAACCGCGCTATCCGTCAAGTTGTTCCAGGTAGAGGGGCGTAAAACCCGTCTTACTGAAGCGGGGGAAATGATGCTGCGCCGGGCCAATTATCTGCTCGATGAAGCCGAAAAAGTGGAGGCCGTCGGCCAGACGCTGGCAAAAGGGGTAGAGAGCCACCTGCGTATTGCGGTGGATGAAGTCTTTCCTCAGGCACTGCTTTATAAGGTGCTGGAAGCAACGTCGCAGGCTTACCCATTGCTGCGTATCGAACTGGTCGAATCTATCCTGTCTGGGTCATTTGAGGCGCTTCAGAACGCCAAAGTTGATATTGCCATCTCACCTATGGTGCTTGCGCAAGGCTTTAGTGAGCAGCTTTGTTTGGTGGAATTTGTAGCAGTTGCTCATCCGGAGCATGCGTTGCATCAGCTCGGACGTGAGCTGACCTTGGAAGACCTTAAATCATTCAGGCAAATTGTGGTCAGAGATTCGGCACTGGGTAAAGGCACTGACAGCGGCTGGCTGGGTGCTGATCAGCGTTGGACGGTCAGCCATTTGCGCACTATGGTGGATATGGTTACTCAGGGACTGGGTTTTGCCTGGCTGCCCAGAAGTGCTATTACCACGCAGCTTAGTAGTGGTGCACTGGTGCCATTGCAACTCACGCACAATCGCACACGTCAGGCTCAGCTTAATCTGCTTTTTAAAGACGGAGATACGCTCGGACCCGCAGCCAGAGCGTTTATAGGAGAGCTCAGATATCAGTGTATGGCGCTGGAGGCTCAGGACAACGACTAA
- a CDS encoding AbgT family transporter has protein sequence MEQAKNANNDASFVMRFLNNIERVGNKLPDPAMIFLGAMLLIWLLSWMLSGVSFDAIDPRTGEAIVVHNLLSGDSLAGFLASMVKTFTGFAPLGVVLVAMLGVGVAEHSGYINAGLKLMLKRTPQALLTPSIILIAIVSHTATDAGYVLVIPLAGVIFYAMGRHPLAGIAAAFAGVSGGFSANFIPSGIDPLLQSFTQSAAQIIDPEISVNPLNNWFFTSASSVFIILLGWYITDKIIEPRLASTKVDGDTDDLPEFNEVTSKERSAFYAASAVMLAGIGLLVYAAIGEDSALRSESGALTDFSAPLMQSIVPLIFLLFWIPGAVFGFMVGTFKSSKDMIDAMSKSMNSMSYYIVMAFFCALFIAAFSKSNLGALLAIEGAEVLKAMALPSSVTVIGIIFLTAFVNLFVGSSSAKWALLGPIFVPMLMQLGISPDLSQAAYRVGDSSSNIITPLMPYFPLVVVYCQKYVKDTGIGTLLALMLPYSIAFLIGWSLFLLAYWGLSIPLGLQSSYIYPAG, from the coding sequence ATGGAACAAGCGAAAAACGCAAATAACGATGCCAGCTTCGTTATGCGATTCCTCAATAATATTGAAAGGGTCGGTAACAAGCTGCCTGATCCGGCCATGATCTTCCTCGGTGCGATGCTCCTGATCTGGTTATTATCCTGGATGCTTTCGGGCGTCAGCTTTGATGCCATTGACCCGCGCACTGGCGAGGCGATTGTTGTTCATAACCTGCTTAGCGGGGACTCTTTAGCAGGCTTTTTGGCCTCAATGGTAAAAACCTTTACCGGCTTTGCGCCACTGGGCGTGGTGTTGGTCGCCATGCTGGGTGTCGGTGTAGCCGAGCACTCGGGTTACATTAATGCCGGCCTGAAACTAATGCTTAAGCGCACACCACAGGCACTGCTGACTCCCTCTATTATCTTAATTGCAATTGTCAGCCACACCGCGACCGATGCGGGTTATGTACTGGTGATCCCGCTGGCTGGTGTTATCTTCTATGCTATGGGGCGTCACCCGCTGGCCGGTATTGCGGCGGCGTTTGCTGGCGTAAGTGGCGGCTTTAGTGCGAACTTCATTCCTTCAGGCATCGATCCTCTGTTACAGAGCTTCACACAAAGTGCGGCGCAGATCATCGACCCTGAAATCTCTGTCAACCCGCTGAATAACTGGTTCTTCACCTCAGCGTCAAGTGTCTTTATTATTCTGCTTGGCTGGTATATTACCGATAAAATCATTGAGCCACGCCTGGCATCAACTAAGGTAGACGGGGATACCGACGACCTGCCTGAATTTAATGAAGTCACCTCTAAAGAGCGCTCGGCATTTTACGCAGCTTCCGCTGTGATGCTTGCTGGTATTGGCTTGCTCGTCTATGCCGCCATTGGCGAGGACTCGGCGCTGCGCAGTGAAAGTGGTGCACTGACCGACTTTAGCGCGCCGCTGATGCAGTCCATTGTACCGCTGATCTTCTTACTCTTCTGGATCCCCGGTGCTGTATTTGGCTTTATGGTCGGGACCTTTAAGTCTTCAAAAGACATGATAGATGCAATGAGTAAGTCGATGAATTCGATGTCTTACTACATTGTTATGGCTTTCTTCTGTGCGCTGTTTATCGCGGCATTTAGTAAGTCAAACCTGGGCGCGTTACTGGCGATTGAAGGCGCAGAGGTCTTAAAAGCCATGGCACTGCCAAGCTCAGTGACGGTAATTGGTATTATCTTCCTGACCGCCTTTGTAAACCTGTTCGTGGGTTCAAGCTCTGCAAAATGGGCACTGCTGGGTCCGATATTTGTACCTATGCTGATGCAACTGGGTATTTCTCCAGACTTGTCTCAGGCGGCGTATCGTGTTGGTGATTCCAGCTCAAACATCATTACCCCGCTGATGCCTTACTTCCCGCTGGTAGTGGTGTATTGCCAGAAGTATGTTAAAGACACGGGTATTGGTACATTGCTGGCACTGATGCTGCCATACTCCATCGCCTTTTTGATCGGCTGGAGCCTATTCCTGTTGGCATACTGGGGTCTGAGCATTCCACTGGGTCTGCAATCTAGCTACATCTACCCGGCAGGTTAA
- a CDS encoding HDOD domain-containing protein: MIEIDNAVLKDMNHGFCLPAKPELLQSLHQLLQQPEPELGEIAALIATDVATSAAVLKVINSSSYGFSRTITDIRQAVMFLGLNSITMLVTGYLLKQAFDQSKCCIKLERFWDSAQEIADVATLIGNKIKSKVPVENLYMLGLFHDAGIPAMAFNYPDYVEVLGAANSNYDKMLVEFEEERYQTNHTVIGYYLANSWNLPKPICQLILRHHDVTYLQEKRTDEEMLTFSTLKMAENLVHTNKRFVAAPDWPIMKQSVLDALNLDEDDYQDLKDDTEEYFTT, from the coding sequence ATGATCGAAATAGATAACGCCGTGCTTAAGGATATGAACCATGGGTTTTGCCTGCCCGCAAAACCAGAGTTGTTGCAAAGCCTGCATCAGTTATTACAACAACCTGAGCCGGAACTGGGTGAAATCGCTGCACTGATAGCAACAGATGTCGCAACCTCCGCAGCAGTGCTCAAAGTCATTAATTCCTCAAGCTATGGCTTTTCCCGGACCATTACCGATATTCGTCAGGCAGTGATGTTTCTTGGCCTCAACAGCATTACCATGCTGGTGACTGGCTACTTGCTCAAGCAGGCCTTTGATCAGTCAAAGTGCTGCATCAAACTGGAACGTTTCTGGGACAGTGCGCAGGAAATTGCCGATGTCGCAACCCTGATAGGCAATAAGATAAAAAGTAAAGTCCCGGTTGAGAACCTCTATATGCTGGGCCTGTTCCACGATGCCGGTATTCCCGCCATGGCGTTCAACTATCCAGATTATGTCGAAGTACTGGGCGCTGCAAATAGTAATTACGATAAAATGCTGGTCGAGTTCGAAGAAGAGCGCTATCAAACTAACCATACCGTTATTGGCTATTACCTGGCGAACAGCTGGAATCTGCCCAAACCCATTTGTCAGCTTATTTTAAGGCATCACGATGTCACTTATCTTCAGGAAAAACGGACCGACGAAGAAATGCTGACATTTTCTACCCTGAAAATGGCCGAAAACTTGGTCCATACCAATAAACGCTTTGTGGCTGCGCCAGACTGGCCCATCATGAAACAAAGCGTGCTGGATGCACTTAATCTTGATGAGGACGATTACCAGGACCTCAAAGACGACACCGAAGAGTACTTCACCACCTGA
- a CDS encoding NRAMP family divalent metal transporter, which translates to MATAAVGGSHLVAATQAGALFGWQLLWLVVAVNLLKYPFFRFGVEYTLHTGNSLVTGYYNKNRALFYLFVALNVIAAVVNTAGVLLLTAALLQYALPWSLSLTTLCYALLFVCLGILLFGHYKLLDKASKGIMAILCVTTLAALLVAVSQGQAHPSPQPSPSPYSLALLGFMVALMGWMPAPIEISAINSLWLKAKTRTQSLSKAQGLFDFNLGYFLTLFLAVVFFSLGVLLQYGQSQKIELAGVAFSKQLIDMYALTLGEWARWLIATIAFLCMFGTTITVLDGYARTLDDAVKLIKPHQNKASLSIFITVQAIFGMVLVLFFKANLKDMLMFAMTLAFLTTPFFAWLNFSLMSKAQFAQQSKPVQLLTWAGLSYLIAFAVLFVVWRWIL; encoded by the coding sequence ATGGCCACGGCTGCGGTCGGTGGCTCACACCTAGTTGCGGCAACTCAGGCCGGTGCTCTATTTGGCTGGCAACTGCTGTGGTTAGTGGTAGCGGTTAATCTGCTCAAGTATCCGTTTTTCCGTTTTGGTGTGGAATACACTCTGCACACAGGCAACAGCCTGGTCACCGGATATTACAATAAAAATCGTGCCCTGTTTTATCTCTTTGTGGCATTGAATGTCATTGCCGCAGTGGTGAACACCGCCGGTGTGCTGCTGCTCACTGCGGCCCTGTTGCAGTATGCCCTGCCCTGGAGCCTCTCACTGACAACATTGTGCTATGCCCTGCTGTTTGTATGCCTGGGGATCTTACTGTTTGGACATTACAAATTACTCGACAAAGCCAGTAAAGGGATCATGGCGATACTGTGTGTTACCACGCTGGCGGCTTTGTTGGTGGCCGTATCACAGGGCCAGGCTCACCCGTCACCTCAACCTTCGCCTTCTCCTTACTCGCTGGCTTTACTTGGCTTTATGGTGGCCCTGATGGGCTGGATGCCAGCTCCCATTGAAATATCGGCCATTAACTCACTGTGGTTAAAAGCCAAAACCCGTACGCAGTCGCTGAGTAAAGCCCAGGGCTTGTTCGATTTTAATCTCGGCTACTTTTTAACTTTATTTTTAGCCGTGGTGTTCTTTTCTCTGGGTGTGTTACTGCAATACGGGCAGAGCCAAAAAATAGAACTCGCCGGGGTGGCCTTTTCTAAACAACTGATTGATATGTATGCACTGACTTTAGGAGAGTGGGCCCGCTGGTTAATCGCCACCATTGCCTTCCTGTGCATGTTCGGTACCACAATCACGGTACTGGATGGCTATGCCAGAACCCTGGATGATGCGGTTAAGCTGATCAAACCCCACCAAAATAAGGCCAGTTTGTCGATTTTCATTACCGTTCAGGCCATATTCGGCATGGTGCTGGTGTTGTTCTTTAAAGCCAACCTGAAAGACATGTTGATGTTTGCCATGACGCTGGCGTTTTTAACTACGCCGTTTTTTGCCTGGCTGAATTTCTCATTGATGTCGAAAGCGCAGTTTGCGCAGCAAAGTAAGCCGGTGCAACTGCTGACCTGGGCTGGTCTGAGCTATTTGATTGCCTTTGCGGTACTATTTGTGGTATGGCGCTGGATACTGTAA
- a CDS encoding YfcL family protein: MSLQAYIEAAQQFFDELVDRASDDELFAGGYLRGHFDLAVGYAQVEELALSVDELNAKVEASLVKAYRDGELNEEDKHHVVTIWERLKQLGA, translated from the coding sequence ATGTCACTTCAAGCGTATATAGAAGCTGCGCAGCAGTTTTTTGATGAGTTAGTAGATAGAGCAAGCGATGACGAGCTGTTTGCTGGTGGCTACTTACGCGGTCATTTCGACCTGGCGGTTGGCTATGCTCAGGTTGAGGAGCTGGCGCTGTCAGTGGATGAGCTGAATGCTAAAGTCGAGGCAAGCCTGGTGAAGGCGTATCGTGATGGCGAGCTTAACGAAGAAGACAAGCACCACGTGGTGACCATCTGGGAGCGTCTTAAGCAGCTAGGGGCTTAG
- a CDS encoding ATP-NAD kinase family protein produces MQFKLGLIVNPVAGLGGAVALKGSDGSETAELARSLGAEPKAHSRTAQALTLLQPYRDIIEVYTVSGEMGENLALEHGFSTQVVMTCGTPTTPEDTEQAAKLLADAKVDLLLFAGGDGTARNICAAIGSEAPVLGVPAGCKIHSGVYAITPKAAGRVVEMLIKGELVTIDDADVMDIDESAFRAGTVRAKRYGEMQVPSELRYVQSVKNGGKESDELVLADIAAYVISEMEEDEQYIMGSGSTVAAIMEELGLDNTLLGVDLIRDHALLGSDLTAQQLLDAASQAPTKLVITLIGGQGHIFGRGNQQLSPALIRQIGKDNIIVVATKTKLQALNGRPLIADTGDQDLDNELSGYIKVVTGYNDHVMYAVGHQDLI; encoded by the coding sequence ATGCAGTTTAAACTTGGATTAATCGTGAACCCGGTTGCCGGGTTAGGCGGTGCTGTGGCACTCAAGGGCAGTGATGGCAGTGAAACCGCCGAGCTTGCCCGCTCGCTTGGGGCTGAGCCCAAGGCACACAGCCGTACTGCACAGGCCCTGACGCTGTTGCAGCCTTACCGGGACATCATTGAAGTCTATACCGTGAGCGGTGAAATGGGAGAAAACCTGGCGCTTGAGCACGGTTTTTCTACTCAGGTGGTGATGACCTGTGGCACGCCGACTACCCCAGAAGATACCGAGCAGGCAGCCAAACTGTTGGCCGATGCCAAAGTCGATCTGTTGCTGTTTGCCGGTGGTGATGGCACTGCGCGCAACATTTGTGCAGCCATTGGCAGCGAAGCCCCGGTACTGGGCGTACCAGCCGGTTGTAAGATCCACAGTGGCGTGTATGCAATTACCCCTAAAGCGGCTGGTCGGGTGGTAGAAATGCTCATTAAAGGGGAGCTGGTAACCATAGACGACGCCGATGTGATGGACATAGATGAAAGTGCTTTTCGGGCAGGCACTGTGCGCGCCAAGCGCTATGGTGAAATGCAGGTGCCCAGTGAGCTGCGTTACGTACAAAGCGTAAAAAATGGCGGCAAGGAAAGTGATGAACTGGTACTGGCCGATATTGCCGCATATGTGATTTCAGAAATGGAAGAAGATGAGCAGTATATTATGGGCTCGGGCTCAACGGTGGCCGCGATAATGGAAGAGCTGGGCCTCGATAACACCTTACTGGGGGTTGATTTGATCCGCGACCATGCTCTGCTGGGCAGTGACCTGACGGCGCAACAGCTACTGGATGCTGCTTCACAGGCCCCCACAAAATTGGTGATCACCCTGATAGGCGGACAGGGCCATATATTTGGCCGTGGCAATCAGCAGCTCAGTCCGGCTTTGATCCGCCAGATTGGCAAAGACAATATCATAGTGGTTGCAACTAAGACCAAGTTGCAGGCACTCAATGGTCGCCCTCTGATAGCAGATACGGGCGATCAGGACCTGGACAATGAATTGAGTGGCTACATCAAAGTAGTGACAGGGTATAATGACCATGTAATGTATGCCGTCGGGCATCAGGATTTAATTTAG
- a CDS encoding elongation factor P hydroxylase — MHHIDDLISIFNALFYPTHNTKLVAGTDEPIYLPADTQCDYHRIVFAHGFYASAMHEIAHWLVAGKARRELEDYGYWYCPDGRSKDQQLAFEQVEVKPQAIEWALSAAAGFAFNVSVDNLNGEPTCRFAFQRRVHAQVLEMLTCGFNARTEALLEALSQFYSTPWPLCAGQFEWHCPQEFADAV; from the coding sequence ATGCACCACATTGACGATCTGATCTCGATATTTAATGCCTTGTTTTATCCAACACACAATACCAAACTGGTCGCAGGTACTGATGAGCCCATTTATCTGCCTGCGGATACACAGTGCGATTATCACCGCATAGTTTTTGCACACGGCTTTTATGCCAGTGCGATGCACGAAATCGCACACTGGCTGGTGGCTGGTAAAGCGCGGCGGGAGCTCGAAGACTATGGCTACTGGTACTGCCCGGACGGGCGCAGCAAAGATCAGCAATTGGCCTTTGAGCAAGTCGAAGTAAAGCCCCAGGCCATTGAATGGGCTCTGAGCGCAGCAGCCGGGTTTGCCTTTAATGTCTCTGTCGACAATCTAAATGGCGAGCCGACCTGCCGTTTTGCTTTTCAGCGTCGTGTTCATGCGCAGGTGCTGGAAATGTTAACCTGCGGGTTTAATGCCCGAACCGAAGCGCTGTTAGAAGCGTTATCTCAATTTTACTCGACCCCCTGGCCACTCTGTGCTGGCCAGTTTGAATGGCATTGTCCACAGGAGTTTGCAGATGCAGTTTAA